Within Candidatus Eisenbacteria bacterium, the genomic segment CCGCTTGATGGGCCGCGCTTCGCGGCCCGAAAGCGGCTGGGAACAGCCGCCGGCCCGATGGATCCGACGCGCAGCGTCGGATCCATCATTGGTTTAACCTGAAAAGTCGGTTGGAGCGGACCTGGCGCAAGCCAGGGGCGTGACAAGCGACTTCGCCAGCTGAAAGCGTCTGTTCGGCCAGCTCCTGAGATTGGTATTACGTTTTATCTCCATCTAGCGTTACTCCGTCAACACCCGCGCCACTCCATCAACACCTGCTAACGCGTGCGGGATCTCCATGACTCCTACGAGAGTCCGCTTCTCCCCCCTGATAAGGTCTCCATCAGGCCCGATCCGCGCTGGGTAGGACCCGACAAAATACGTCATTTCGTAGACCCCATTGATGAAACTGACGCCCATGATACTCTGATTCTCGTTGGCCTCCGTATTCACGGTCACACCAACCAGGCAGTTCTTGTAGTCCAAACCTCTATCCGGCTCGCGGAATCCTAACTTGGCCAACATGCTGCGCAACTCTCTCGGCGAATGCATGACCTTTAGGCCAAAACCCTCTTCGACTGGGGACTCCGCAAACCCCGCCCAAAGAGGAATGGCGTATTCGCCCTCGTTGTGGCCTCCCTCAATGATTAGTTTGCATTCCCCCGGCTCCAGGACGCCTTCCGGCCTGCTGCACCCCAGAAACAGCAGTGCTAAGCAGCACAGCCAGGTGATCCAAGATAAGCTAGGCGTTGATGGGATAGAGTGGCGATCCATAACTATGGCTTCTCGATAACACGTTGGACACGCAAACAGCTAGAAAATAATCCCGAATCGATACACCGCCAATATATGATACCGCAACGAGATGGGACGGGAAACAGTTAGAGCGAATGGGATATCGGGTTTCGATCGAACACCTCTACCAACACAAACAGTCTTTCCGCCGGGCATGAGATAGGGAGGATGAGCTGAGGAGGATCGCAAACGGCTTCCGTCCGGGTGGCGCGGTATGGAGAAGGAAGGGGAGAGCTGGATGGGATACGGAAAACGAGGAATACGACGCGAATTTGCCCGACGAATGTCGCAACACAATATAATAGAGTGAGATACGGGATCCGGGCTGTTGCAGATTCCCTCTTCCGCCTTTCATAATTCCCCCTTGACCGGTGTACATATGTCGGGTAACATGTGTAGTGTCCTTGGTGTGTTGTATCCCACGGGAGAGGCGATGGACCGCGTGATTCTGCACGTGGACATGGATTCCTTCTTCTGTTCCGTCGAAACCGCCCTCGATCCGAGGCTTCGCGGGAGGCCGGTGGTCGTGGGAGGTTCGCCGGATAGCCGAGGCGTGGTGGCGGCCTGCTCCTATCCCGCCCGCGCCCGAGGAGTCCGTTCCGGCATGCCGGTCGCCCGCGCGTTCCGCCTCTGCCCCGAGGCGGTCTTTCTGCCGACGCGCCCCAGCGTGTACACGCAGATCTCCCTCGGCGTAATCCGCATCCTGACCACATTCACCGACCGCGTGGAGCCGGCGTCGATCGACGAGTCGTACATGGATCTCACAGGCGTTTCCGGTGGGTTCTCCGGGGCGGTCCGCATCGCCGAGAAGATCCGCGCGCGGATACGCGAGAGGTTCAGGATCACCGCCTCGATCGGGATCGGGCCGACGAAGGCGATCGCCAAGATCGGTTCGCGCCGCGCCAAGCCGGACGGCGTGGAGCTGATTCCTCCGGAGAGGGCGCGCGCCATTCTCGATCCTCTCCCCGTCTCCACCCTCGGCGGCGTGGGGGAGAAGACCGCCCGCGCGCTTCGCGCCGTCGGGATCCGCACGATGGGGGATTTGGCCGCCGCCGACGGGGATCGTCTACAAAGGATGTTCGGGAAGAACGGCGATGCGCTCCGCCGTCTCGCGCGGGGGGAGGAGCTTTCCCCTCTCGTCCCCTTCGCGGACTCGCCGGACGCCAAGTCGATGAGCCACGAGACCACCTTCTCGCGCGACCGCGCGGGGAAGGAAGAGCTGGAGACCACACTCCTCTGGCTCTCGGAGAGGCTCGCCCGGCGGCTCAGAAGGGAACGCCTCGCCGGGGACGTCTTCCGGATCAAGCTCCGCTTCCCCGATTTCCGGACCGTGTTGCGGAGCAGGACCTTGCCGGAGGCGACCGACGACGAGAGGACCCTCTTCCGTCTCGCCCGGGAAGAGATGGAGCGCCACAGGAAGGGGAAGCCGGTCCGCCTGATCGGTGTCGGCCTCGGCGGGCTCGCCCCGGCCGCGGCGCGCGCGCCGGAACTGGACCTGGACCGCGAGAGGAGGGCGTACCAGGGAACCCTTCCCGTCTTCGACGCGGTGCGGGACCGATACGGCGAGGGGATGCTCCGGAAAGCGAGGCTCCTGTGATCCTCGTCGGCACCTCCGGGTTCTCCTTCGACGACTGGGCGGGAGTCTTCTATCCTCCCGCGCTCAAGAAGGAGGACCGTTTCGCCTGGTATGTGCGGCACTTTCCCACGGTGGAGGTGAACTCCACCTACTACGCCGTCCCCTCGGCGCGCCTCTTCGAGAAGATGGACCGTCTCACTCCCGAGGACTATCCCATCTTCGTGAAGGCGCACGGCGACGTGACCCATAAAAGAGAGAAGCCGGAAGAGACGACGCGCCGCCTCCTCCGCGCGGTGGAGCCGATCCGCGAATCCGGGAAGCTGGCGGGTGTGCTCGCCCAGTTCCCCTACTCCTTCCGCGCCGGTCCGGAGGGACGCCACTATCTGCGCCGCGTCCGGGCCCTCCACCCGCCGGAGGTCCCTCTCTTCGTGGAGTTCCGCCACGCGGGCTGGGCCGGGCCGGAGACGGACCGCCTCCTCGAGGAGGAGGGGATCGGTTACTGCGCCGTGGACGAACCGCCCCTCCGCAATCTCCTCCCGCCGGAGGGGAAGTCGATCGGCGCGGTCGGATACGTCCGCTTCCACGGCCGGAACGAGGAGAACTGGTGGGGGGAGGGAGGGGACCGTTACGATTACCTCTACACCGACGAGGAACTGAAGGAGTGGGTCGACCGGATCCGCGAGATGGAGAAGAAGACGGAGAGGACCTACGTGTTCTTCAACAACTGCCACGCCGGACAGGCGGTGCGCGGGGCGAAGAGGTTGCAGGCGCTTCTCGGCCTGCCGCTCACGGGCGAGGAGCAGGGGAGCTTGGGGCTGTGATCGACGACGCGCGCCGCGCCGCGGCATCGAATAACATCGGCGGCCGTTTCGAGCGTCCCGAGGCGGCGACCGGATCCTCCGGCGGCGGAATCGAGCGCCGCGCCGCGGCCGATTCCCCCTTCGACGACCTCATCGAGAGGCTCCGCCACGACCGCCGTCTCGGCGGCCGGATCGCCCACGTCCGTACGATCTCCGCGCGGGAGGCGCGCTTCGCGGAGGAGGACTTCCCCGTCGCCGCGCCGCTCAGGCGCGCCCTCGCCTCGCGCGGCGTGGAGCGCCTCTACTCGCATCAGGGAGAGGCGATCGCCGCGTCCCGGCGGGGCGAGCACGTGACGGTGGTGACCGGCACGGCGAGCGGCAAAACGGTCTGCTACAACGTGCCGGTGATCGAGTCGCTGATCGAGGGGGGAGGGACGGCGCTCTATCTCTTTCCGACAAAGGCGCTCGCCCAGGATCAGCTCCGCACCGTCACCCGCCTTCTCGAAGCGGACCCGGAGCTGAAGGGGCGTCTCCACGCCGGCGTCTACGACGGCGACACCACCCAATACGGCCGCCGCAAACTACGGGACAAGGGGGACCTGATCCTCTCCAATCCCGACATGCTCCACGCCGGCATCCTTCCCAACCACGGCTCCTGGAGCCGTTTCTTCTCGGCGCTCCGATACGTGGTGCTCGACGAGATCCACGCCTACCGCGGGATCTTCGGCTCCAACGTGGGGAACGTGATCCGCCGCCTGCGGAGGATCGCGCGGCACTACGGCGCGGACCCGCGGTTCCTCTGCTGCTCCGCCACCATCGCCAACCCGGCGGAGTTGGCGGAGAGGCTGATCGGCGCGCCGGTCACGGTGGTGGACCGGGACGGCTCGCCGCGCGGCCCCAAGCGCTTCGTCCTCTGGAACCCGCCCTTCCTGGACACCGTCGAACTGGAGAGGCGCAGCTCCAACGTGGAGGGGAAGGATCTGTTGGTCGCCCTCGTCCGCGAAGGGGTGCCGACGATCGTCTTCAGCAAGGCGCGCGTCACGGCGGAACTGATCTTTCGATACGCGCGCGAGGCGCTGGAGCGGCGCGAGAAAAAGCTCGCCGATCGGATCGCCGTCTACCGCGGCGGCTACCTGCCGGAGGAGCGCCGCGAGATCGAGAGGCGCCTCTTCGAGGGGGAACTTCTCGCCGTGTCGAGCACCAACGCGCTCGAGCTGGGGATCGACGTGGGGACTCTCGGCGCGTCGATTCTGGTCGGCTTCCCGGGGACCATCGCCAGCACGTGGCAGCAGGCGGGGCGCGGCGGCCGCGCCCGCGACGACTCGATCGTCTTTCTGGTCGCCCACAACGATCCGATCGATCAGTACCTGGTGCGGAATCCGGAGTGGTTCTTCGGCCGGTCGCACGAGAACGCAATCGTGGACCCGGAGAACCCTTACATACTGGAGAGGCACCTCCGCTGCGCCGCCCACGAACTCCCGGTCGGCGAAGAGGACGAGGGATATTTCGGCGGGTCGCTCCGATCGATCATGGAGCTGCTCGAGGAGTTCGGTCGGGTGACGACGGTGAAGGAGCGCTGGTACTGGGCGACCTCCGAATATCCTGCGGCGGAGATCTCCCTCCGCAACATGTCCGACGCGACCTACACCATTCTGGAAAACGTCGAGGACGAAAAGGAGCCGCGCAGCATCGGCACGGTCGACGCGATCAGCGCGCCGGAGCTTCTCTATCCGGAGGCGATATACCTCCATGAGGGGCGCACCTATTTCGTGCGCGAGCTGGACACGGAACAGAGGATCGCCTTCGTGGAGAGGCGGGACGTGGACTACTACACCCAGGCGATCGTGGAGTCCACCATTCGGCTGGGGGAGACGCGGCAGAAGGACGCCCTCCCCGGCGCGGAGCTGCTCCTTTCCGAGGCGACCGTCGCGTGGATGACCACCGCATTCAAAAAGATCCGTTTCTACGGGCAGGACTCCCTCGGCTGGGGAAACCTGAACCTCCCGCCCCAGGAGCTGGAGACGATCGCCCTCGGCATCGCGCCGGACGCCTCCCTCGCCGAAACGCTCGGCCGCTTCGGCTACAACCTGACCGAGGGGCTCGCGGGGGTGCGAAACCTCCTCCAGGCGGTGCTCCCCCTCCACGCGATGTGCGATCCGAGCAACCTGGGGGGCGTGGTGGAAAGCTCCAACCTGGGCCGCCCCTCGATCTTCATCTACGACCGCTTCCCCAAGGGGCTCGGCCTCGCCGAAAAAGGTTTCGATCTGATCGATCGGGTCCTCGCCGACGCGCTCGAGCTGGTGCGCGGCTGTCCCTGCCGCGAGGGTTGCCCCTCCTGCGTCGGCCATCCCCGCCCGCCCGCGCTCCACTTCGACCCCGATCTCAAGCAGGGCTTCCCGATCCCCGACAAGGGGGCGGCCGTCGAGATCCTGGAGAGGTTGACGAAGTAACCGGCCGCTCGGGAGAAGCCGTTCTTGAACGACGGCTCCTCCCGTCCTAGACTCCGGGCGACGGCGGCCCTCGGCGCGCGACAATCCAATCGACGAGAAGGACGGGATCGGGACTCATGGCGGATCCCTATCGGAAGCGGCTTTCCCAACTGGCCCGGCGCGGGCGCGCGACCTCTCCGGCGGCGCGGCCCGTTTCGAGCGCGCCGCCGCCGTGCGTCCCCGAGGGCCGGATCGTGGAGTCCGGGGCGGGAGCGCACCTTCTCGTGGAGGAGCCGGCGTCGCGGCGGATCGCCGCCGAGGGCGGGCCGCCGTTCCCCCCGCCCGGCGAGGCGTTCGTTTTCGAGGAGGGCGGCCGGACCATCGAAACGAGAAGGCCGGTTTTCTTCGATCTGGAAACCACCGGCTTTCGCTCCACGCCCCTCTTTCTATCCGGGACGCTGGGGACGGGGGAGGACGGGGGCCTCGTGAGGCAGCGTTTCGCGCGGGACTACTCCGAGGAGGGCTCGGTGGTGGAATCGACCCTGGAGGAGATCGCCGCCGCCGACTGCCTGGTCTCCTTCAACGGCAAGTCCTACGATCTCCCCTTCCTCCGCGCGCGCGCGGCGATCCACGGGATCCCCTTCCGCCTCGATCTTCCCCATCTGGACCTGCTCCACGCCGCCCGCCGGCGATGGAAGGGGCGATTCCCCGATTTCCGTTTGCAGACGCTCGAGCGGCTTTTTCACCGGGAGGAGCGCCGGGACGACGTGCCGGGGGGCGACATCCCGGATCTGTATCACGAATACGTGCGGAGCGGTTTCGAGCCGCGCCTGATGAACGTCTTTCGACACAACGCGCGCGACCTGATCACTCTGGCGCGCCTGTTCTTCCTTCTCGCCGGCGGGGAGGAAGACGAAGGAAGAGGAGGAAAGGGCGTTGCATAACAAGGTGATCGGTGAGGCTCTCACCTTCGACGACGTGCTGCTGGTGCCGATGGAATCGGACGTGATACCGGCGGACGTGGATGTCTCCACGCGGCTCACGCGGGAGATCCGTCTCGGCGTGCCCCTCCTCTCAGCCGCCATGGACACGGTGACCGAGGCGCGCCTCGCCATCGCCCTCGCCCGCGAGGGAGGGCTCGGCGTCATCCACAAGAATCTCGCCCCGCGCGAGCAGGCGGCGATGGTGGACCGCGTGAAACGGTCCGAGAGCGGCATGATCTCCAATCCGGTCACCCTCGAGCCGGATCGTCCCGTCTCGGAGGCGCTGGAGGTGATGCGCGAGTACCACATCTCCGGTATCCCGATCACGCGGAACCGGAAGCTGGTCGGCATCCTCACCAACCGGGATCTGCGCTTCGTTCGGGACTACGCCGCCCGAGTGGAGGAGCTGATGACCAGCGAGAATCTGGTCACCGCGCCGGAAGGGACCACGCTCGAGGAAGCGAAGACGATTCTTCACAAGCATAAAATCGAGAAGCTTCCCGTCGTGGACGCCGAGGGCTACCTGAAGGGGCTCATCACCGTGAAGGACATGAAGAAGCGGATGATGCACCCCTTCGCCTGTAAGGACGAGCAGGGACGGCTCCGGGTGGGCGCCGCCGTCGGCGTCGGTATGGACCGGGAGGCGCGGATGGAGGCGTTGGTGGGCGTTCACGTGGACGTGGTCGTGGTGGACACCGCCCACGGCCATTCCCGGAACGTGATCCGCGCGGTGGAGGAGATCAAGAAGCTCTATCCGAGCGTGCAGGTGATCGCCGGGAACGTGGCCACCGCCGACGCGGTCAAGGCGCTGATCCATGCGGGCGCGGACGCGGTGAAGGTGGGGATCGGGCCGGGGGCGAGCTGCACCACCCGCGTGGTGGCGGGCGTGGGCGTCCCCCAGCTGACCGCGATCGAGGAGTGCGCCTCCGCGGCCGTCAAGAACGACGTGCCGGTGATCGCCGACGGCGGCGTGAAATACTCCGGTGACGTGGCGAAGGCGATCGCCGCAGGCGCCGAATCGGTGATGATGGGGAGCCTCTTCGCCGGCACCAAGGAGAGCCCGGGTGAGATGATTCTCTTCGAGGGGCGGTACTTCAAGGTGTACCGCGGCATGGGCTCGTTGGCGGCGATGCGGGAGGGCTCGAAGGACCGCTACTTCCAGGAGGGAGTGGAGTCGGATTCGAAGCTGGTGCCGGAGGGGGTGGAGGGGCGCGTCCCTTACCGCGGGCCCTTGGCGGATACGGTGTTCCAACTCATCGGCGGTCTCCGCGCCAGCATGGGGTACTGCGGCGCCGGCACCATCGAGGAGTTCCACAAGAGGGCGCGCTTCGTACGGGTGACGAGCGCCGGCGTGAGGGAGAGCCATCCCCACGACATGACGGTCACCCAGGAAGCGCCCAATTACAGCCGGCCCGCGTCCGGCTGAGCGCGGGCCGAGAAAAACCGAAATCGCGCGGGGCGGGCGCCCGATAGCGTCCGCCCGTTTTCTTTCGGTGTCAGAGGAACGAGACGGAGAGGAAGAGGGAGCAGCCCGTGAGCTGGGCGTCCGGGTCGGCGAGGCCGGAGATCGGATCCGCCGAAAAGCGGGTCCATCGGACGCGGAAGCCGGCGCCGAGACGCCCGAGAGGATAGGGGATCTCGTAGGCGCCGAAGAGGGAGAGGCCGGGGCCGTCGGCGTCCCGCTCTGCGGTTCCGTCGAGGTCGATGCGGAAACCGCCCCGCACGGTGTCGGCCGGATGGGTGCTCACCGACATCTTGAGGAAGGTCCACTGCGCAAGCGCGCCCCAGGCGAAGCCGCGTTCGTCCGGCGCCGCGTGGCGGTGTATGAAGCCGACGGTGAAGGGGATGCCGAACATTTCGAGGCGGGCGAGATCGGGATCCTCCGTGAAGGAGATGCCGTCGTCGTCTTCGCTCCGCCTCGACCAGAAGAGGCCGAAACCGGCGAGAATCGCCGTCGGTTCGTCGGCCCGGAAGGCGAGGAGAAAGTCGCCGTCGAAGCCGGGGGAAAGGCCGCCCGTGTTCAGGTCTTTCGCGGCGTCGTCCATGTCGCCGGGATCGAAGAAGGAGAGCCCACCGAAAAAAAGTGATCCCGTGCCGGCGGCGGCCGGGAGGGGGGCGAGGAGCAGGAAAAGGATGGGGAGAACGAGAAGGCGCGTCATGGCGTGATTTTAGCATAGGGAGAGCGGTTGGAGAACGGCACGGACGGCGCAAGGGAAGGTATCTGTTCGGCGACGGATTCTCTTTTCAAGGGCGGAGCGGCCTCCCCGCCGAGGCCGTGGCGAGGGAGGGAGAGAAAAGGTTTCCGGTACCGGTGAAAGATCCGCTCATGTGAGCGGAAAACGATTGAACCACGAAGAAAAAACGGCGGAAGCTCTTTATTCGCGCCCCTTCGCGCGGCACGTATTGACAGCGCTTTCCGGGGGTGCTAGAATAACAAATACGAAAGAGAGGATCTTGAAATCCCTACCCGGGGATGAGAGGCCTGTACTCAATTTGAGCCAACAGTACCCGAAGGGGAACCCGACTCCGCATGGGTAGAGCCAGCCTTCGCGGCCGGTTCGAGCCAGACGGGAGGGTACCCACCTGGAAAAGTCGGGTCAATTGGGACGGGCCTCACGACCGGCGTGGGGATTTTTCTTTTTTCCGATCGAGTGCGCGCCGAACGTCAGGCGCTCGCGCCCGAGATGGTTTCCAGCTCGAGATCGGGCCAGCATCCCGGATCGAGCTTCTGCAGATTCGCCAGACTCCTCTCCACCTCGGCGCGCGCTTCCGCCGTCCCCGCCCTTTGGAAGGTAAGGTAGGCGTCCAGGAGCGTGTCCTGTGCTTCCTGGATCTTCTTCTTCTTGTCGAGCACTTCCATGTCGGCATAGAGGAGCGAGATGTCGTGATTGGTGATCGGCTCGACCAGGCCGAGGAACTCGCCCCTCATGTGCTGGAGGATCCGGCGGTATTTATCGAAATCGTAGGCGAGCTTGGCGAGAACCTCCGAAAGGGGGCGGTATCGCTCCGGGATGTGTTCGGTGAAGGAGCAGGCGAAGCGATAATAGGCGCTTCCCCTCTCGATCAGATCGAGCAGCTCGGCGCTCGGGTCCCCCTCCTTGGGTAGGCGAAAGAGGCCCGTCCGGAGGAGCAGGTTGTCGCCGTTCATGCGATAGATCTCGTACCGCATGAAGGGGTTCTCCGCTCGATCGAGGACCTCCGTGAGATCGGTGTTGTAGCGGGCGATGTAGCGAGACGCGGTCTTATGAAAACGATCGGTGACGACGGAATTGAGGAGAAGGGCCAAGTAGACATTGACGTCTTCGTCGAAATAATCCCTGTTGGATTCGTTTTTCGTCGCGATACGGGACTGGAGAAACGCGTCCATCAAATAGGAGATGGACGGTTCATAGGCGCCTTTCTTCGCGAGTCCGTCCGTATATTTCTGAAGCTTCATCCGAGTCGTCCTCCCCCGGTTGCTCATCCGAGATGCACTCTGCTCAAAAGAAAAGCAGGGACCGTGCCAGGGAACACCGCGTCTTTCGGTTCCGTAAGTTGATGAAAAATATGGGGATTGCGGCGCACCTGGCGGATCGCCGCCGGAGGGCGCGTCGCAACGGCTCGATCTGCAACGGCTTCCGTTGCGAGCTGCGCCCGGGCGCGTTAGGATGGCGGAGGGGGAGGAACGACAATGCAGGTCGGATACATCCAATTCGCGCCGGAGTTCGGTGAAACGGCGAGGAACCTGGAGGCTTTGGAAAGAATCGCGAGGGAGCACGCGAAAGGGGCGGATCTTCTCGTGCTCCCGGAGCTGGCCGGAACGGGCTATCTGTTCACGTCGCGGGAGGAGACGCTTCGCTTCGCCGAGCCTTTCCCCGACGGGCCGACGGCGCAATGCTTCGCCCGCGTCGCCCGGGAAACGGGGGCGGTGGTGGTGGGCGGTTTCGCGGAGCGCGACGGTGACCGGGCGTTCAACTCGGCGGCTCTCGTCCGTCCCGACGGAACCGGCCACATTTACAGGAAGGCGCAGCTCTTTAAGGACGAAAAGAGCTTCTTCGAGCCCGGGGACACGCCGTTCGAGCCGGTGGAGGCGGGCGGCGTGAAACTGGGCCTCATGGTCTGCTTCGACTGGTATTACCCGGAGGTGGCCCGGCTGCTCGCGTTACGGGGCGCCCACATTCTCTGCCATCCCTCCAATCTGGTGCTCCCCTATTGCCCCGAATCGATGAAGACGCGCTGCCTGGAGAACCGGGTTTTCGCGGTGACCTGCAACCGGACCGGATCGGACCGGCGCGGCGATCGCGAGCTTCACTTCATCGGGATGAGTCAGATCACCGGCCCGGACGGATCGATCATCCTGCGCGCTCCGCGGGACGGCGTGCACGTGGGGATCGCGGAGATCGACCCGTCTCTGGCGGAAAACAAGGACATCACGGGAAACAACGTCTGGACGGAAGATCGGCGCCGTGATCTTTTCGGTGGACTGACGGAGTAGCGCGGCCCGCCCGGCCCCCGACCCCCGCCGCTTTCCCCTATTCTCTCACGCGCCCGGGTTCGCCGTCGAAACGCTCGAGGACGGTCCTGGCGATTCTCTCTCCCGCGAGATCGTGCGCGTAAGGCGAAGGGTGGGCGTCGGCGGCGCTCAAGCGGAGCGAATCGCCGGAGTGGGCGCGGAAAACCGGGAGAAGATCGATCACGTCGAAAGCGTTTTTCAGCCCCTCGTCCCGCACCTGCTCGTGAACCCACTCATAGGGGTAGGATTGCCAACAGTCCCGATCTCCTCGGGGCGGCACCGGGAAAATGACGAGGAGGACCGGGAGTTCCCGCCGGGCCGCGCAGTCCCCCATCACGCGGAAAGCCTCGCGCACGCTCCCCCAGTAGTGTTCGTCCCGGTGCATGTAGGGGATGTACCCGCCCCACCGCCACTTCCCGATTCGGCGCAGCGCCCCTTTTCCCAGGCGGAAAAGATGGAGCCGGTGCGATGCCGGATGGTGCCGGAAGAAATTGTGCAGGCCGCCGGTGTTCTCCGTGTCCGGGTCGTTCAGCGCATAACCGACGATGACCAGGTCGGGATCGAAAAGGGGGATCTTGTGCAGGAAGACGCACGCCTCGTCCCGGCTGCAGTAGCCGCCCACCCCGAGGTTCAGAACCTGCCAGCCGCGTGGGACGCCCCCCAGGTGGTGTTCCAGCCGTTTGGCGTAGCATTCCGTCACGCCGACGCCCAGGCCGTAAGTGAAGGAATCGCCGAGGCACACGATCCGCCGCGTTCCTCTCGGTTTGTCGAGGATGTCCACGGTGTCGCGGATTCCGAGGGGATTCGTCGAACCGGGGAGATCGCCGGTGCGGCGCAGCTCGTAGGCGAGGCCGGGGATGGAGGACTTTTCATGCGTCAGCGCGCGGGCGTATTCGTCGTCCGGCCTGGGGATGCGATAGGCCTTGGGAAGATCGAGAGCGCGCAGGGCGAGTTCGGCGCCGATGAGGACGAGAAGCGTCGAGCCCGCGCAGAGGAGAAGGGAGGAGGCGTGTTTCATGAGTCGCTCCCGTGTGATCGGTTTACCGGGCGCGGCGAAGCGCGTCCTTTTCCCGGACCGGCGAAGGAAGGTAAGAAGCCGTGGATACCGCCGCGCGCAATCATTATAGCATGGAATATTCCTCGTGGAAAACACCCGGCGGGAGCGATCGCGTAAGGGAAGGTGCGTTCCGGCGGCGGATCGAACGAGGCGGGGGGCGGGAAACGGATCGAAGACGGCTCTTTCCTAGCTTTCCTCCTCCTCCACTTCGCCCTTCTTTCCCGCCTGCACGATGCGGGTGACCCGCTCCACCAACTCCCTGTCGTCGGCGACGCGGCGGATCACGCCGCGGTTGGCGATGGAGATGGCGCCCGTCTCCTCGCTGACGACGATCACGATCGCGTCGGTCTCCTCGGCGAGGCCGAGGGCGGCGCGGTGACGCGTGCCGGTGTTGGCGGTCTGGGTGCGGTCCTGGGAGAGGGGGAGGATGCAGCCGGCGGCGGCGATCCGGTCGTTCTGAATCACCAGCGCTCCATCATGGAGGGGCGAGTAGTTGGTGAATACGGTGACGATCATCTCCGCCGTCACCTTGCCGTCGACGCGGTGTCCCGTTTCGATGATGTTGCGGAGCGCCGCCTGACGGACGATCACGATGAGCCCGCCGATCCGCTTGCGGGCCATCACCTGCACCGCCTTCGCGATCTCGTCCATGCTCTCGATCGCCTCGATCTTCAGGAAGATCCGGAAGATCCTGCCCTGGCCGACCTGGGAGAGGGCGCGCCTGAGTTCGGGCTGGAAGAGGATCACGAAACCGACGAGCCAAACGGTTTTCAGGCTCGAGAAAATCCGGTTCAGGCCGGTGAGCTGGAAGACGTCCGCCACCGCGGAGACCAGGTAGATGAGGGCGAGGCCGACGAACATCTGGGAGGCGCGGGTTCCCTTGACCACCAACAGGAGGCGGTAGAGTAGGAACCAGACCACGGCGAAGTCGATTACGTCGTAGATCCGGAACTGGAGGTCGCCCACCGAATCACTCCTCCGAACGCTCGATCGCTTCCGCCGTACGGACCGCGCGGATCACGGCGCGCACGTCGTGGACCCGCAGAATATCGGCGCCGTTCCGCGCCGCCGCCACGCAGGCACCGAGGGTCGCCTCGAGCCGCTCCTCCACCGGAAGACCGAGAAGATGGCCGATGAAGGACTTGCGCGACGGTCCGACGAGGACCGGGAAACCCAGGGATCGGAACTCGCCCAGGTGCCGGAGGAGCGCCAGGTTGTCCTCCAGCCGCTTGCCGAAGCCGATGCCCGGATCGATCACGATCTTATCCTCCGCCACGCCGGATGCAATCGCAATCTCCGCGCTGCGGGCGAGATCGTCATATACTTCCGTTACCACGTCGTCGTATCGCGGCGCCGTCTGCATCGTTTCCGGTGTGCCCCGCATGTGGTTGAGCACCAAATCCGCGCCCGCCTCGGCGGCGATCCGCGCGAGGTTCGGATCGTGGGCGAGGCCGGTCACGTCGTTCAGCACCGTCGCGCCGGCCCTCACCGCCATGCGCGCCACCGCCGCCTTCCGCGTGTCCACCGAGATCGGCTTTTCCACCGCGCCGCGCAGCTCCCGGATCACCGGGACGACGCGCCGGGTTTCCATCTCCACCGACACCTCCTCGGCGCCGGGCCGCGTCGATTCCCCCCCCACGTCGATCAGGTCCGCCCCCTCCGCGGCGAGCCGCACACCCCGCTCCACCGCCCGGTCGAAGGCGAAGAACTCGCCGCCGTCGCTGAAGGAGTCGGGGGTGACGTTCAGGATCCCCATGACCGCCGCGCCGCCCACTTCGGGGGAGAAGCGCGTGCGCGCCGTATGGTCGAGTCGCCGGGTCGCCCGGCGGAGTTCCTCGATTCG encodes:
- the dinB gene encoding DNA polymerase IV; the encoded protein is MDRVILHVDMDSFFCSVETALDPRLRGRPVVVGGSPDSRGVVAACSYPARARGVRSGMPVARAFRLCPEAVFLPTRPSVYTQISLGVIRILTTFTDRVEPASIDESYMDLTGVSGGFSGAVRIAEKIRARIRERFRITASIGIGPTKAIAKIGSRRAKPDGVELIPPERARAILDPLPVSTLGGVGEKTARALRAVGIRTMGDLAAADGDRLQRMFGKNGDALRRLARGEELSPLVPFADSPDAKSMSHETTFSRDRAGKEELETTLLWLSERLARRLRRERLAGDVFRIKLRFPDFRTVLRSRTLPEATDDERTLFRLAREEMERHRKGKPVRLIGVGLGGLAPAAARAPELDLDRERRAYQGTLPVFDAVRDRYGEGMLRKARLL
- a CDS encoding DUF72 domain-containing protein; amino-acid sequence: MILVGTSGFSFDDWAGVFYPPALKKEDRFAWYVRHFPTVEVNSTYYAVPSARLFEKMDRLTPEDYPIFVKAHGDVTHKREKPEETTRRLLRAVEPIRESGKLAGVLAQFPYSFRAGPEGRHYLRRVRALHPPEVPLFVEFRHAGWAGPETDRLLEEEGIGYCAVDEPPLRNLLPPEGKSIGAVGYVRFHGRNEENWWGEGGDRYDYLYTDEELKEWVDRIREMEKKTERTYVFFNNCHAGQAVRGAKRLQALLGLPLTGEEQGSLGL
- a CDS encoding DEAD/DEAH box helicase yields the protein MIDDARRAAASNNIGGRFERPEAATGSSGGGIERRAAADSPFDDLIERLRHDRRLGGRIAHVRTISAREARFAEEDFPVAAPLRRALASRGVERLYSHQGEAIAASRRGEHVTVVTGTASGKTVCYNVPVIESLIEGGGTALYLFPTKALAQDQLRTVTRLLEADPELKGRLHAGVYDGDTTQYGRRKLRDKGDLILSNPDMLHAGILPNHGSWSRFFSALRYVVLDEIHAYRGIFGSNVGNVIRRLRRIARHYGADPRFLCCSATIANPAELAERLIGAPVTVVDRDGSPRGPKRFVLWNPPFLDTVELERRSSNVEGKDLLVALVREGVPTIVFSKARVTAELIFRYAREALERREKKLADRIAVYRGGYLPEERREIERRLFEGELLAVSSTNALELGIDVGTLGASILVGFPGTIASTWQQAGRGGRARDDSIVFLVAHNDPIDQYLVRNPEWFFGRSHENAIVDPENPYILERHLRCAAHELPVGEEDEGYFGGSLRSIMELLEEFGRVTTVKERWYWATSEYPAAEISLRNMSDATYTILENVEDEKEPRSIGTVDAISAPELLYPEAIYLHEGRTYFVRELDTEQRIAFVERRDVDYYTQAIVESTIRLGETRQKDALPGAELLLSEATVAWMTTAFKKIRFYGQDSLGWGNLNLPPQELETIALGIAPDASLAETLGRFGYNLTEGLAGVRNLLQAVLPLHAMCDPSNLGGVVESSNLGRPSIFIYDRFPKGLGLAEKGFDLIDRVLADALELVRGCPCREGCPSCVGHPRPPALHFDPDLKQGFPIPDKGAAVEILERLTK
- a CDS encoding ribonuclease H-like domain-containing protein translates to MADPYRKRLSQLARRGRATSPAARPVSSAPPPCVPEGRIVESGAGAHLLVEEPASRRIAAEGGPPFPPPGEAFVFEEGGRTIETRRPVFFDLETTGFRSTPLFLSGTLGTGEDGGLVRQRFARDYSEEGSVVESTLEEIAAADCLVSFNGKSYDLPFLRARAAIHGIPFRLDLPHLDLLHAARRRWKGRFPDFRLQTLERLFHREERRDDVPGGDIPDLYHEYVRSGFEPRLMNVFRHNARDLITLARLFFLLAGGEEDEGRGGKGVA